The proteins below come from a single Cylindrospermopsis raciborskii Cr2010 genomic window:
- a CDS encoding tetratricopeptide repeat protein yields MLKSLKYVVISIIVWHLSSFVTLAQNRKPTIDKFSPNPLETNIPDSLIRSNVKEKPLTTEELKTLEAALDELNQQARIRLESGDQENAFSIWNRELRLRRFLGMPSQVQAISRVGAIAWRENNREQVQYITESLRKIETQLRNEKNADLQLWRSLGIAYQNLRSPQLAVKVYEQVLSLVKRENDPVAEVETLNQIGELHLNWFNYSQAAITYQELLNLAVTRGDRTNQLRYLQQLAYTFEQSKQPLKAIDILNQLASIYNQQDNQEAIPRLKIAIAENYQSLVPQNPSLLQPALNSYQEAYIIAWQLQMYLSAGEALEKLIDLYRSQNQTREALQASKILLETQTLGRNYYGLMQAYDQLGDIYLQKEESDNALIAFEQGLKIARELKYQEGYFVQKIAGLKP; encoded by the coding sequence ATGCTCAAATCATTAAAGTATGTAGTAATTAGTATTATTGTCTGGCATTTGTCAAGTTTTGTCACACTGGCACAAAATCGAAAACCAACAATAGATAAGTTTTCCCCTAATCCCCTAGAAACTAATATACCAGACTCCCTCATTAGGAGTAATGTCAAAGAAAAACCATTAACTACGGAAGAATTAAAAACCTTAGAAGCTGCCTTAGATGAGTTGAATCAACAGGCTAGAATCAGGTTAGAAAGTGGAGATCAAGAAAATGCTTTTTCTATATGGAATCGAGAATTGCGACTAAGGCGATTTTTAGGAATGCCATCACAAGTACAAGCAATATCAAGAGTAGGTGCAATTGCTTGGCGAGAAAATAATCGAGAACAAGTACAGTATATCACGGAGAGCTTACGGAAAATTGAAACCCAGTTACGGAATGAAAAAAATGCTGATTTACAATTATGGCGATCGCTAGGGATAGCATATCAAAATTTGCGTTCTCCCCAGTTAGCAGTGAAGGTTTATGAGCAGGTTCTAAGTTTGGTCAAACGTGAAAATGACCCGGTTGCTGAGGTAGAAACTCTCAATCAAATAGGTGAGTTACATCTAAATTGGTTTAATTATTCCCAAGCTGCCATCACATATCAAGAACTACTGAATTTAGCAGTAACCAGAGGTGATAGAACCAATCAATTAAGGTACTTACAACAATTGGCTTATACTTTTGAACAAAGTAAACAACCTCTTAAAGCAATTGACATACTCAATCAGTTAGCATCAATTTACAATCAACAAGACAACCAGGAGGCAATTCCCCGGTTAAAAATAGCAATAGCAGAAAATTATCAGTCCCTAGTACCACAAAATCCCTCCCTTCTTCAACCAGCATTGAACAGTTATCAAGAAGCTTATATTATTGCTTGGCAATTACAAATGTATCTAAGTGCTGGTGAAGCATTAGAAAAACTCATTGATCTTTATCGTTCGCAAAATCAAACTCGAGAAGCATTACAAGCTAGTAAAATTCTACTAGAAACCCAAACCCTAGGCAGAAATTATTACGGACTAATGCAAGCCTATGATCAGCTGGGGGATATTTATCTACAGAAAGAAGAAAGTGACAACGCTTTAATAGCTTTTGAGCAGGGATTAAAAATTGCCCGAGAACTAAAATACCAAGAGGGTTATTTTGTCCAGAAAATTGCTGGATTGAAACCGTGA
- a CDS encoding HAD family hydrolase: MATIKCGNVVFSDIQAVLFDKNGTLEDSEDFLRSLGQKAVRLIDAQIPGIGEPLSMALGISGDVLDLTGLMAVASRKETEIAAAAYIAETGRGWFDCLKIARQALEEAHEYIGQNPCPLYPGVLDLLELLSSQGIKLGILSAASTRGVEQFVTCYGLRDYLELEMGVDEGLGKPDPRLFLQACQTLGVQPQNALMVGDSIGDMQMARDAKAGGCIGIIWNNNLAQVRGADVVIHQLTDIQVLTD, encoded by the coding sequence ATAAAAACGGTACTTTAGAAGACTCAGAAGATTTTTTAAGATCCCTAGGTCAAAAGGCAGTAAGACTAATAGACGCACAAATTCCGGGTATTGGGGAACCATTGTCAATGGCGTTGGGGATTAGTGGAGATGTTTTGGATTTAACAGGTTTAATGGCCGTAGCCAGTCGTAAGGAAACGGAAATTGCTGCTGCTGCTTACATTGCTGAAACTGGTAGAGGATGGTTTGATTGTTTAAAAATCGCCCGTCAAGCTTTAGAAGAAGCTCATGAATATATTGGACAAAACCCATGCCCTTTATACCCAGGAGTTTTAGATCTGTTGGAGTTATTATCATCCCAGGGAATAAAACTGGGGATTCTTTCAGCTGCGAGCACTAGAGGTGTGGAGCAGTTTGTCACTTGTTATGGTTTGAGAGACTATCTAGAATTAGAAATGGGAGTGGATGAGGGCCTTGGTAAACCAGATCCTAGATTGTTTCTACAAGCTTGTCAGACTTTAGGTGTGCAGCCTCAAAATGCTTTAATGGTAGGGGATTCTATAGGTGATATGCAAATGGCACGAGATGCTAAAGCAGGGGGTTGTATAGGGATTATCTGGAACAATAACTTGGCACAGGTACGGGGAGCGGATGTGGTTATCCATCAACTTACTGACATCCAAGTTTTAACGGACTAA